A single region of the Nicotiana sylvestris chromosome 6, ASM39365v2, whole genome shotgun sequence genome encodes:
- the LOC138870574 gene encoding uncharacterized protein: MGNPFIIIQNKRKKVKLALTAWSKEIFGDIFKQIASLEDVIKVHEIEFELNPTVQNREKLHKVEANITLFYHLEKEFWRILDNNGNWLDSQQDMEREAMEFFQTQFSEERLPTNFDDIQHVPKMVSNEQNVLLWLEPTLEEVKATNFGLNGDNASGWFVKGRSIVKNILLTQEIISDIRLRGKPSNVVIKLDMVKAYDRVSWANDFFKSTRGVKQDGPLSRTLFILEAGVLGRALDDLFDNLDIIGFAMPKWGHNINYLSYADDIIIFCSSHYGAVQLVMNVLEEYEAAFGQKINKEKSSFYMHEKALQMK; encoded by the exons ATGGGAAATCCcttcatcatcattcaaaacaaGAGGAAGAAGGTTAAGTTAGCTCTGACAGCCTGGAGTAAGGAAATATTTGGTGACATTTTCAAACAAATAGCATCATTAGAAGATGTCATAAAGGTTCATGAGATTGAGTTTGAGCTAAATCCAACTGTGCAGAATAGAGAAAAATTGCATAAAGTGGAGGCAAACATTACATTATTCTATCATTTGGAGAAAGAATTCTGGAG GATCCTAGATAACAATGGGAATTGGCTTGACTCCCAACAAGATATGGAAAGGGAGGCAATGGAGTTTTTTCAAACTCAATTCTCAGAAGAAAGACTTCCTACCAATTTTGACGATATACAACATGTTCCTAAAATGGTGTCAAATGAACAAAATGTGTTACTGTGGCTAGAACCAACCTTAGAGGAGGTAAAAGCAACAAATTTTGGATTGAATGGAGATAATGCAAGCG GATGGTTTGTAAAGGGCAGAAGTATTGTGAAGAATATACTACTTACTCAAGAGATTATTTCAGATATAAGGCTAAGGGGAAAGCCATCCAATGTAGTGATAAAATTAGACATGGTAAAGGCTTATGATAGAGTTTCTTGG GCAAATGATTTTTTCAAATCTACAAGGGGTGTCAAGCAAGATGGTCCTTTATCGCGTACATTATTCATATTGGAAGCTGGAGTATTAGGGAGAGCATTAGATGATTTATTTGATAATCTGGACATTATTGGATTTGCCATGCCAAAGTGGGGTCACAATATCAATTACCTATCATATGCAGATGATATTATTATCTTTTGCTCTTCACATTATGGAGCAGTCCAGCTTGTTATGAATGTCTTGGAGGAATATGAAGCTGCTTTTGGGCAGAAAATTAATAAGGAAAAGTCTTCCTTTTATATGCACGAAAAAGCACTACAGATGAAGTGA